One segment of Anomalospiza imberbis isolate Cuckoo-Finch-1a 21T00152 chromosome 2, ASM3175350v1, whole genome shotgun sequence DNA contains the following:
- the LOC137469746 gene encoding antigen WC1.1-like isoform X5 encodes MKFHPSVVRMAIKGLLSAPVLWLILLSIQVSLGTDELRLSNGTGPCSGRVEVKHEEQWGTVCDGDWTIKDAEVVCKQLKCGFAVKAVSRAHFGQGTGPTWLYRVDCRGDESALWNCSHTGWGVFTCPHYFDTGVICSGFSDLRLTGGDTACSGHLKVKKEETWATVCFSHIDFKTASVICNELECGQAVDTLRGTHFGDRHELIWQEEFHCVGNETHLAACPRNIHHTNTCSHDATVVCSGYGGYRLANGNTTCSGRVELLHGGTWGTLCDYLWDLPAANILCQQLDCGVALLIPSGQSFGEGNGTVWNATFSYQKNGSLLRDCLVRSLGQDECPAGKEAHVVCSGCPGGRLVNGTTCSGIVEIRHGDTWGRLCHSHWNLQAASVFCHQLNCGYAKSIQMEDSFVDGNGPIWRDAFHCKGTESCLWDCVQVTLGNPTCSAKEVATVTCSGLAESLRLSGGESRCGGRVEISLHGAWSRVLDDDWDIRDAHVVCRQLQCGTAEKAYYLPKSERGMGLVGLRSVQCTGNETQLMLCNTSHYQTVPTGVSEDVGVICSGRKEATSPVAFAECPNSTSCSDREKLRVVGGEDECSGRVEMWHQGSWGTICDDAWDVADANVVCRQLGCGSAVSALSEAAFGEGTGPIWLEKVHCKGTELSLWDCPAKPLFGKNCDHKEDAAVNCSGVTETTASPTRADRPRRPVTGSTRLSLPIVLCIILGTLLCLVLAILAGQIRRARAQQRGSRLSYDPFSEAVYEEIDYNLMREKQGVTFLSEASPLPENALEDGYDDATEAPRPRDASCSEQNEQEIIGIPEESDRNKDSQTDWIPRNRTSEAERSSSPALEDTGYDDIEELGH; translated from the exons ATGAAGTTTCATCCATCTGTGGTCAGGATGGCAATAAAAGGACTTCTTTCTGCTCCAGTGCTGTGGTTGATTCTCCTCTCCATTCAGGTCTCCCTGG GCACTGATGAATTGAGGCTGTCAAATGGAACTGGCCCCTGCTCTGGGAGAGTGGAAGTAAAACATGAGGAGCAGTGGGGAACCGTGTGTGATGGCGACTGGACCATAAAGGATGCTGAGGTTGTCTGTAAGCAACTAAAATGTGGATTTGCTGTTAAGGCCGTAAGTCGAGCTCATTTTGGACAAGGAACTGGACCAACGTGGTTGTACCGAGTTGATTGCCGTGGTGATGAATCTGCTCTCTGGAACTGCTCACATACAGGATGGGGTGTTTTTACCTGCCCTCATTACTTTGATACTGGAGTGATCTGCTCAG gcTTCTCTGATCTGCGTCTGACTGGAGGGGACACTGCCTGCTCAGGACATCTGAAAgtaaagaaagaagaaacttGGGCCACTGTCTGTTTCTCACACATTGATTTCAAAACTGCCTCTGTTATATGTAATGAGTTAGAGTGTGGCCAGGCTGTGGATACCTTGAGAGGAACTCACTTTGGAGACAGACATGAGCTGATCTGGCAGGAAGAGTTTCACTGTGTAGGGAATGAGACTCACCTTGCAGCCTGTCCCAGGAATATACACCATACTAACACGTGCTCTCATGATGCCACTGTTGTGTGTTCAG GCTACGGTGGGTACAGGCTGGCAAATGGCAATACCACATGTTCAGGGAGAGTAGAGCTTCTTCACGGAGGCACATGGGGAACCCTGTGTGACTACCTGTGGGATTTACCAGCTGCCAATATCCTCTGCCAGCAGCTAGACTGTGGAGTTGCACTGCTGATACCAAGTGGACAGtcctttggggaaggaaatGGAACTGTCTGGAACGCCACGTTCAGCTACCAGAAGAATGGCTCACTCCTGAGAGACTGTCTCGTGCGTTCTCTGGGTCAGGATGAATGCCCTGCTGGAAAAGAGGCTCATGTGGTATGCTCAG GGTGTCCAGGGGGCAGGCTGGTGAATGGCACTACGTGCTCTGGCATAGTGGAGATCCGCCATGGAGACACGTGGGGAAGACTCTGCCACTCCCACTGGAATCTGCAAGCTGCCAGTGTCTTCTGCCATCAGCTGAACTGTGGCTATGCAAAATCAATCCAGATGGAAGACAGTTTTGTGGATGGAAATGGGCCTATATGGAGAGATGCTTTTCACTGTAAAGGGACAGAGTCCTGCCTATGGGATTGTGTTCAAGTGACTTTGGGCAATCCAACCTGTTCAGCCAAAGAAGTAGCCACTGTAACTTGCTCAG GTCTTGCAGAATCACTCAGACTCTCAGGGGGTGAGAGCCGCTGTGGTGGGCGAGTTGAGATCTCCCTCCATGGTGCGTGGAGCAGAGTCCTGGATGATGACTGGGACATTAGAGATGCCCATGTGGTGTGCAGACAGCTCCAGTGTGGAACAGCCGAGAAAGCCTATTACCTTCCAAAGTCTGAGCGAGGCATGGGTCTTGTTGGCCTAAGGAGTGTCCAGTGTACTGGAAACGAGACTCAGCTGATGCTCTGCAACACCTCCCATTATCAGACAGTGCCAACGGGAGTTTCTGAAGACGTTGGTGTGATTTGTTCAG gaagaaaagaggCAACATCTCCAGTTGCATTTGCTGAGTGTCCAAACTCCACAAGTTGTTCAG ACAGAGAGAAGTTACGAGTCGTGGGAGGAGAGGATGAATGTTCAGGCAGAGTGGAGATGTGGCACCAAGGTTCCTGGGGAACAATCTGTGATGATGCCTGGGACGTGGCAGATGCCAATGTTGTAtgcaggcagctgggctgtggatCTGCTGTATCTGCTCTGAGTGAGGCTGCCTTTGGGGAAGGGACTGGTCCCATCTGGTTGGAGAAGGTGCACTGTAAAGGAACAGAACTGTCTCTTTGGGACTGTCCTGCCAAGCCTTTGTTTGGCAAAAACTGTGACCATAAGGAAGATGCTGCTGTGAACTGCTCTG GTGTGACAGAAACAACAGCATCACCCACGAGAGCAG ATCGTCCCCGCCGCCCTGTCACAGGCAGCACGAGACTCTCACTGCCTATCGTCCTCTGCATCATCCTGGGGACCCTCCTCTGCCTGGTCCTTGCCATTCTTGCTGGGCAGATCCGAcgtgccagggcacagcagagag GCTCCAGACTATCCTATGACCCCTTCTCCGAGGCTGTCTATGAAGAGATTGATTATAACCTGATGAGGGAAAAGCAGGGTGTGACTTTTCTCTCAG AAGCCTCTCCACTGCCTGAAAATGCCCTGGAAGATGGTTATGATGATGCAACAGAAGCTCCTAGACCTAGAGATGCTTCTTGTTCTGAGCAGAATGAACAGGAAATCATTGGGATCCCTGAAGAAAGTGACAGAAACAAGGATTCCCAGACAG ACTGGATTCCCAGAAACAGGACCTCTGAGGCTGAGAGATCCTCATCCCCTGCTCTTGAAGATACAGGCTATGACGACATTGAAGAGCTGGGGCACTGA
- the LOC137469746 gene encoding antigen WC1.1-like isoform X3 — translation MKFHPSVVRMAIKGLLSAPVLWLILLSIQVSLGTDELRLSNGTGPCSGRVEVKHEEQWGTVCDGDWTIKDAEVVCKQLKCGFAVKAVSRAHFGQGTGPTWLYRVDCRGDESALWNCSHTGWGVFTCPHYFDTGVICSGFSDLRLTGGDTACSGHLKVKKEETWATVCFSHIDFKTASVICNELECGQAVDTLRGTHFGDRHELIWQEEFHCVGNETHLAACPRNIHHTNTCSHDATVVCSGYGGYRLANGNTTCSGRVELLHGGTWGTLCDYLWDLPAANILCQQLDCGVALLIPSGQSFGEGNGTVWNATFSYQKNGSLLRDCLVRSLGQDECPAGKEAHVVCSGCPGGRLVNGTTCSGIVEIRHGDTWGRLCHSHWNLQAASVFCHQLNCGYAKSIQMEDSFVDGNGPIWRDAFHCKGTESCLWDCVQVTLGNPTCSAKEVATVTCSGLAESLRLSGGESRCGGRVEISLHGAWSRVLDDDWDIRDAHVVCRQLQCGTAEKAYYLPKSERGMGLVGLRSVQCTGNETQLMLCNTSHYQTVPTGVSEDVGVICSGSRQIRLVNGTNRCAGRVELYHHGIWGTICDDNWDLSDANVVCKQLGCGHAIEAFVSAHYGEGSGQIWLDDVNCTGAESDLWTCPSRAWGQHNCQHKEDAGVLCSDFLALRLVNGNECAGRVEVFYNGTWGSVCSNRMSLLTAATMCKHLGCGDGGGIATDFQYGRGSGPTWLDHIECTEQHSSLWQCQSDPWDPQSCNNRAEETHITCTGRKEATSPVAFAECPNSTSCSDREKLRVVGGEDECSGRVEMWHQGSWGTICDDAWDVADANVVCRQLGCGSAVSALSEAAFGEGTGPIWLEKVHCKGTELSLWDCPAKPLFGKNCDHKEDAAVNCSGVTETTASPTRADRPRRPVTGSTRLSLPIVLCIILGTLLCLVLAILAGQIRRARAQQRGSRLSYDPFSEAVYEEIDYNLMREKQGVTFLSDSYSESSKPKEQFYRADSDEENGPGATQGNPRQGLCKERDPKSE, via the exons ATGAAGTTTCATCCATCTGTGGTCAGGATGGCAATAAAAGGACTTCTTTCTGCTCCAGTGCTGTGGTTGATTCTCCTCTCCATTCAGGTCTCCCTGG GCACTGATGAATTGAGGCTGTCAAATGGAACTGGCCCCTGCTCTGGGAGAGTGGAAGTAAAACATGAGGAGCAGTGGGGAACCGTGTGTGATGGCGACTGGACCATAAAGGATGCTGAGGTTGTCTGTAAGCAACTAAAATGTGGATTTGCTGTTAAGGCCGTAAGTCGAGCTCATTTTGGACAAGGAACTGGACCAACGTGGTTGTACCGAGTTGATTGCCGTGGTGATGAATCTGCTCTCTGGAACTGCTCACATACAGGATGGGGTGTTTTTACCTGCCCTCATTACTTTGATACTGGAGTGATCTGCTCAG gcTTCTCTGATCTGCGTCTGACTGGAGGGGACACTGCCTGCTCAGGACATCTGAAAgtaaagaaagaagaaacttGGGCCACTGTCTGTTTCTCACACATTGATTTCAAAACTGCCTCTGTTATATGTAATGAGTTAGAGTGTGGCCAGGCTGTGGATACCTTGAGAGGAACTCACTTTGGAGACAGACATGAGCTGATCTGGCAGGAAGAGTTTCACTGTGTAGGGAATGAGACTCACCTTGCAGCCTGTCCCAGGAATATACACCATACTAACACGTGCTCTCATGATGCCACTGTTGTGTGTTCAG GCTACGGTGGGTACAGGCTGGCAAATGGCAATACCACATGTTCAGGGAGAGTAGAGCTTCTTCACGGAGGCACATGGGGAACCCTGTGTGACTACCTGTGGGATTTACCAGCTGCCAATATCCTCTGCCAGCAGCTAGACTGTGGAGTTGCACTGCTGATACCAAGTGGACAGtcctttggggaaggaaatGGAACTGTCTGGAACGCCACGTTCAGCTACCAGAAGAATGGCTCACTCCTGAGAGACTGTCTCGTGCGTTCTCTGGGTCAGGATGAATGCCCTGCTGGAAAAGAGGCTCATGTGGTATGCTCAG GGTGTCCAGGGGGCAGGCTGGTGAATGGCACTACGTGCTCTGGCATAGTGGAGATCCGCCATGGAGACACGTGGGGAAGACTCTGCCACTCCCACTGGAATCTGCAAGCTGCCAGTGTCTTCTGCCATCAGCTGAACTGTGGCTATGCAAAATCAATCCAGATGGAAGACAGTTTTGTGGATGGAAATGGGCCTATATGGAGAGATGCTTTTCACTGTAAAGGGACAGAGTCCTGCCTATGGGATTGTGTTCAAGTGACTTTGGGCAATCCAACCTGTTCAGCCAAAGAAGTAGCCACTGTAACTTGCTCAG GTCTTGCAGAATCACTCAGACTCTCAGGGGGTGAGAGCCGCTGTGGTGGGCGAGTTGAGATCTCCCTCCATGGTGCGTGGAGCAGAGTCCTGGATGATGACTGGGACATTAGAGATGCCCATGTGGTGTGCAGACAGCTCCAGTGTGGAACAGCCGAGAAAGCCTATTACCTTCCAAAGTCTGAGCGAGGCATGGGTCTTGTTGGCCTAAGGAGTGTCCAGTGTACTGGAAACGAGACTCAGCTGATGCTCTGCAACACCTCCCATTATCAGACAGTGCCAACGGGAGTTTCTGAAGACGTTGGTGTGATTTGTTCAG GCAGCAGACAGATAAGGCTGGTGAATGGAACAAACCGCTGTGCTGGGAGAGTAGAGCTTTATCATCATGGCATCTGGGGCACCATCTGTGATGATAACTGGGATCTATCAGATGCCAATGTTGTTTGCAAACAGCTTGGATGTGGGCATGCCATCGAGGCATTTGTCTCTGCTCATTATGGTGAAGGGTCAGGGCAGATCTGGCTGGATGACGTGAATTGCACTGGGGCTGAATCTGATCTCTGGACATGTCCCTCTAGGGCGTGGGGCCAGCACAACTGCCAACACAAAGAGGATGCTGGAGtcctgtgctcag ATTTCCTGGCTCTGAGGCTGGTGAATGGCAATGAGTGTGCCGGCCGTGTAGAAGTTTTCTACAATGGGACATGGGGGAGCGTTTGTTCCAATCGCATGTCCCTGCTCACCGCAGCAACCATGTGCAAACACCTGGGCTGCGGAGACGGAGGAGGAATAGCGACGGACTTCCAATATGGCAGAGGGTCTGGGCCCACATGGCTGGACCACATtgagtgcactgagcagcacaGCTCGCTCTGGCAATGTCAGTCAGACCCCTGGGATCCTCAGTCGTGCAATAACCGAGCCGAAGAGACCCACATTACTTGCACTG gaagaaaagaggCAACATCTCCAGTTGCATTTGCTGAGTGTCCAAACTCCACAAGTTGTTCAG ACAGAGAGAAGTTACGAGTCGTGGGAGGAGAGGATGAATGTTCAGGCAGAGTGGAGATGTGGCACCAAGGTTCCTGGGGAACAATCTGTGATGATGCCTGGGACGTGGCAGATGCCAATGTTGTAtgcaggcagctgggctgtggatCTGCTGTATCTGCTCTGAGTGAGGCTGCCTTTGGGGAAGGGACTGGTCCCATCTGGTTGGAGAAGGTGCACTGTAAAGGAACAGAACTGTCTCTTTGGGACTGTCCTGCCAAGCCTTTGTTTGGCAAAAACTGTGACCATAAGGAAGATGCTGCTGTGAACTGCTCTG GTGTGACAGAAACAACAGCATCACCCACGAGAGCAG ATCGTCCCCGCCGCCCTGTCACAGGCAGCACGAGACTCTCACTGCCTATCGTCCTCTGCATCATCCTGGGGACCCTCCTCTGCCTGGTCCTTGCCATTCTTGCTGGGCAGATCCGAcgtgccagggcacagcagagag GCTCCAGACTATCCTATGACCCCTTCTCCGAGGCTGTCTATGAAGAGATTGATTATAACCTGATGAGGGAAAAGCAGGGTGTGACTTTTCTCTCAG ATTCTTATTCAGAGAGCTCAAAACCAAAGGAACAGTTTTATAGAGCAGACAGTGATGAAGAAAATGGTCCTGGAGCAACTCAAGGTAATCCGAGACAGGGCTTGTGCAAAGAAAGAGATCCCAAATCAGAGTAA